From the Vulpes vulpes isolate BD-2025 unplaced genomic scaffold, VulVul3 u000000668, whole genome shotgun sequence genome, one window contains:
- the LOC112910017 gene encoding speedy protein E4-like has product MASCQPSAQSEGQSPQPSTSGYAPEAVVDEESPGPSAPSVAPCPLPQSRGRKRDIESDEETAPEANDIWVVETLRGLKMKLKRQRVSSVLPEHHEAFSRLLEDPVIKRFLAWDKDLRVSDKYLLSMVIAYFSRAGLFSWQYQRIHFFLALYLANDMEEDNQAPKQAIFSFLYGKNRSQRPLFHKLRLQFIRSMGWKTRVSREECEEIQAFDPDLWVWGRDRTLIP; this is encoded by the exons ATGGCCAGTTGTCAACCGTCCGCCCAGTCTGAGGGCCAGAGCCCCCAGCCTAGCACATCAGGGTACGCCCCGGAGGCCGTGGTAGATGAAGAAAGCCCAGGACCATCAG CCCCCTCTGTAGCCCCCTGCCCCTTGCCTCAGTCCCGCGGAAGGAAGAGAGACATCGAATCCGATGAGGAGACAGCCCCTGAGGCCAACGACATCTGGGTGGTGGAGACACTGAGGGGACTCAAGATGAAGCTGAAGAGACAGCGGGTATCTTCAGTGCTCCCTGAGCACCACGAGGCGTTCAGCAGGCTGCTCG AGGATCCGGTCATTAAAAGATTTCTGGCCTGGGACAAAGATCTGAGAGTATCCGACAAG TATCTCTTGTCCATGGTCATCGCCTATTTTAGCCGCGCTGGTCTCTTCTCCTGGCAGTACCAGCGAATTCATTTCTTCCTGGCACT CTACCTGGCCAATGATATGGAAGAGGACAACCAGGCCCCCAAACAAGCcatcttttcattcctttatggGAAGAACCGTTCCCAGCGTCCCTTGTTCCACAAACTGCGATTGCAATTCATCCGATCCATGGGCTGGAAGACCAGGGTGTCCAGGGAAGAGTGCGAGGAG ATCCAGGCTTTCGATCCAGATCTGTGGGTGTGGGGGCGAGATCGCACCCTCATACCCTAG
- the LOC140597303 gene encoding uncharacterized protein: MVNPLSTVPPTHPRRWRLSRRPLACGRLDSRETESGYLCRSPQGAPAGPGPHAGAVVRMCSSACVRVGAGAVRPRCSRFLCVRRSPLAAVPRLRPPAAEDSPGPAGLSAVRPGRHPAGAGPRGPGGGASGIPPARAPEPAGLGRRSRAVEWRRRRRRRRRRRRRRRRPGSGRFAAAGRRGVRRPFGAPEGGRPEVSLRASSRAGAPGTAAPGGAGGAAPAPDPSRALGQLGGSRRGPPLRVYGFPRAAENE, translated from the exons ATGGTCAATCCTCTGAGCACGGTGCCTCCTACCCACCCGAGGAGGTGGAGACTTTCGAGACGTCCCCTAGCGTGTGGGCGCTTGGACTCCCGGGAAACAGAGTCCGGGTATTTGTGCCGCTCCCCCCAGGGGGCTCCCGCAGGACCCGGGCCGCACGCCGGGGCCGTGGTGCGCATGTGCAGCTCGGCCTGTGTGCGTGTTGGCGCAGGCGCAGTGCGGCCGCGCTGCTCTCGCTTCCTGTGCGTGCGCAGGTCACCGCTCGCCGCGGTTCCCAGGCTTCGGCCTCCGGCGGCCGAGGATTCCCCGGGACCTGCGGGGCTGTCCGCCGTCCGGCCGGGCCGGCACCCAGCGGGCGCGGGTCCGCGCGGGCCGGGCGGAGGCGCGAGCGGGATCCCCCCAGCGCGAGCCCCGGAGCCCGCGGGCCTGGGCCGGAGGAGCCGGGCGGTCgagtggcggcggcggcggcggcggcggcggcggcggcggcggcggcggcggcggcccgggtcCGGCCGGTTTGCGGCCGCAGGACGGCGAGGCGTCAGGCGGCCGTTTGGGGCCCCGGAGGGTGGTCGGCCCGAAGTGAGTTTGCGCGCTAGTTCCAGAGCCGGCGCCCCGGGAACGGCGGCCCCGGGGGGCGCAGGAGGAGCAGCCCCCGCCCCGGATCCCTCGCGAGCCTTGGGGCAGCTCGGCGGGTCCCGACGGG gTCCACCGTTAAGAGTCTACGGTTTTCCAAGAGCAGCAGAAAATGAATGA